The following are from one region of the Populus trichocarpa isolate Nisqually-1 chromosome 8, P.trichocarpa_v4.1, whole genome shotgun sequence genome:
- the LOC7498221 gene encoding protein BIG GRAIN 1-like E: protein MSITGLSSDTGKPYKKSLHRRNDSDELDVFEAARYFSGYNEAGAGYNGAVYTQKVMREDHKHSWRGGRVSLDVPMRNPLPHHLHQHSHTVEKQILKEKKYKQPSSPGGRLASFLNSLFNQTSSKKKKSKSTTQSMKDDDESPGGRRKRRSSISHFRSSGTTDTKSLYSSSSSGFMTPPPYTHTPTKGYKEFRSCSDHRQIVSLPKQNGIVKSIAFRNEILDDKKNTDLSWLEEKYKFNDGFSDQKVPRNRGNQHLEKDRTWVDQYPSEEKECRKFDEVDDGTESDSSSDLFELQNYDLAGTYSNGLPVYETTRMDSIKRGAVPISNGTL, encoded by the coding sequence ATGTCCATCACCGGACTCTCATCAGACACCGGTAAACCTTACAAGAAGTCCTTGCATCGGAGAAATGATTCTGACGAGCTTGATGTATTTGAGGCAGCAAGGTATTTCTCGGGATACAATGAAGCAGGTGCAGGTTATAATGGCGCAGTTTACACACAGAAAGTCATGAGAGAAGATCATAAACATTCTTGGAGGGGAGGAAGAGTGAGCCTAGATGTACCAATGAGGAATCCACTACCTCATCATCTCCATCAACATTCTCATACAGTGGAGAAGCAAATACTGAAAGAGAAGAAATACAAACAACCAAGCTCTCCAGGTGGGAGACTAGCCAGCTTCTTGAATTCTCTCTTCAATCAAACAAGCtccaaaaagaagaaatcaaagtCCACCACGCAATCAATGAAAGATGATGATGAGAGCCCCGGTGGAAGGAGGAAAAGGAGGAGCAGCATTAGTCATTTTCGAAGCTCAGGCACTACTGATACAAAGTCTTTGTATTCTTCTTCAAGTTCTGGTTTTATGACACCCCCTCCTTATACACACACTCCTACAAAGGGCTACAAGGAGTTCAGAAGCTGTTCAGATCACAGGCAAATAGTTTCCCTGCCAAAGCAGAATGGGATTGTGAAGTCCATAGCCTTCCGAAATGAGATATTGGATGATAAAAAGAACACAGATTTATCTTGGCTGGAAGAGAAGTATAAATTCAATGATGGGTTCTCAGATCAGAAAGTACCCAGGAATCGTGGTAATCAACATTTAGAGAAAGACAGGACTTGGGTGGACCAGTATCCATCAGAGGAAAAGGAATGTAGGAAGTTCGATGAGGTGGATGATGGAACTGAGAGTGATTCAAGCTCTGATTTGTTTGAATTGCAAAACTATGACTTGGCCGGTACCTACTCCAATGGTCTGCCTGTGTATGAAACAACACGTATGGATAGCATCAAAAGAGGAGCAGTACCAATTTCCAATGGAACCCTATGA